In Pirellula sp. SH-Sr6A, the DNA window TCTCAGTCGTTGGAAGATAGTCTTCACAAGGCTCAAATCCACTTGAACGAGGCTGGAAGCGATACCGAGATTCAAGAGGTAGCAGCCGACAAGGGCTACCATTCAACAGAAACCTTGTCTGAATTGGCTGAGCACACCAACTACCGAACCTATATCCCAGAGCCCAAACTTCCTGGGGGACGTAAGTGGAGTAAGTACACTTGCCAGCAACGCCAAGCGGTTCTTGCAAATAGACGAAGAGCCAAAGGGAACAAGGGCCGCAAGCTTCAACGGTCGCGAAGTGAGAAAGTGGAAAGGACGTTTGCCCATTTGCTAGAGACGGGCGGAGGTCGCCGGTGTCGGTTGCGAGGAACCGTGAAGATCCAGAAGCGATACTTTCTAATGACAGCGGCTTACAATCTGGGGGTGGTCATGCGCATGCTCTTTGGAGTCGGCACTTCGAGAAGCCTGCAGGGGGTGATGCGGGCTGTTTTTTCCTTTTTTACGGCTGTGCAAATGCTTTATGAAGCCTTCCCAATCGATCGAGGCGCACATTACCGCGCCGATCGAAGAATTAGGAACCGCTTTACAAGTTCGGAATGCCCATTTCAAAAACTGAGCAGGTCACCCGAAATCGCGACATCTTCAACGGGCTGCTAACCCTAGGTGCCCCCAATCTCCCCCCCTCCCCTTTTCCGTCTTTGCGCCTTCGCGAGAAACCTCCCCCCCAAAGGGTGGGTGCCTCGAATAGCACTGTAATCTCCAATGATCGCGCAGTTCCCCCTAGCGACAGAGCGGGAATTTTCTTTAGAATCTCGCTCGCCTTGAAGATTGTTCTGGCTATGAACCCATTTTCTTGGCTATGATTTTGACCGTCCCTCCTTGGTTAAGTTGCCTAAACATAAACCAAGGAGGGTTTTGTTTTGGTCTCTATACCACCAAGGCGATCTCAAGCCAATTTCAGCTTTGGAGATTCCATCAAGGCTTTCCTGCTGCAACCCGGACTGCCGTTTGCATCGATTCTTTGCGAGCAGCACATCAGAAATGTTTTTCGCAAGCACGGTTGCACGATGAATGGGATCTATTCCACCGCAATTGTCTTGTGGGCGTTCATGTCGCAAATTATGCGTGATGGGAAAGAAGCCGCTTGCCAGTCCGCCGTCGCTCGTATTACGGCATTCTTTACTCTTCACGGGAAGTCAGCACCCGGGGCCGATACGGGGAACTACTGTCGCGCAAGAGCAAAGCTTCCCGAGGACGCTTTGAAAGAACTATGCCTTGGTGTTGCCTCTGAAGCGGAAGCCAAGGTGGAGTCCAAATGGCTCTGGAAGTCTATGCATGCCAAGCTTATTGATGGATTTACTTTCAAAATGCCCGATACGCGAAAGAACCAGAAAGAGTATCCGCAGCATACTGCCCAAAAGCCAGGGATTGGTTTTCCTATTGCTCGTGTCTTGGCTGTGATGTCGTTGGCCACAGGTTGTTTGCTTGATGCAACGGTCGGTCCCTTCAGCGGAAAAGAAACGGGCGAAACCAGTCTTCTGCGTCGGTTGCTCAAAGGTTTTTCAGCGGGAGATATCGTGATTGCTGACCGCTTCTTTTGTAACTACTGGTTGATCGCGATGTTCATGAAATTGAACGTTCATGTTTGTTTTCGCAGGAAGAAGGGACACACAGATTTTCGAACTGGAAAGCGATTGGGTAAACAAGATCACTTGATTCAGTGGTATCGTCCCGCTCGTCCGGCCTGGATGAGCCACGAGATGTACCAATCCTTACCGCTCGTGATCGAATTACGGGAGTTGCG includes these proteins:
- a CDS encoding transposase, yielding MNGIYSTAIVLWAFMSQIMRDGKEAACQSAVARITAFFTLHGKSAPGADTGNYCRARAKLPEDALKELCLGVASEAEAKVESKWLWKSMHAKLIDGFTFKMPDTRKNQKEYPQHTAQKPGIGFPIARVLAVMSLATGCLLDATVGPFSGKETGETSLLRRLLKGFSAGDIVIADRFFCNYWLIAMFMKLNVHVCFRRKKGHTDFRTGKRLGKQDHLIQWYRPARPAWMSHEMYQSLPLVIELRELRYTVEAPGRKSGRVHLRLWFKASTPGLMLANSVATAFAL